A window from Podospora bellae-mahoneyi strain CBS 112042 chromosome 1 map unlocalized CBS112042p_1, whole genome shotgun sequence encodes these proteins:
- the CWC25 gene encoding RNA-splicing factor (EggNog:ENOG503NY8V; COG:S) produces the protein MGSGDLNMKKSWHPQRSANLAATQKAEAEAIAERKKLQQRLQEIEEERKKEEIQKALEAAGGKRKIDRVEWMYAGPTGQAGDAAENEAYLLGKRRIDKLLQDNEVKKLSKQSAIEDVAAAPAIANPRDVAAKIREDPLLAIKRQEQEAYEKMMNDPVKRRQIFASMGIEDPQSSKSKEERRHKHRSHHHRSHRHRDEDRHGERRSRRHRSESRDRSRSPRRRESRDDDRRRRRRDSPERRGKDRRDSRDRRDSRDRRDSRDRRDSRDGRDSRDRRDNYERRDNCGRRENDERRDRPRRDFEDRSGNLDRSAQEEERARKLAAMQEAATDLDKTRQERLAAIEARERAEKEAEDLARQRNKRYGGDAGFANKLHSRAAEMKIADRAERR, from the coding sequence ATGGGTTCCGGAGACCTTAACATGAAAAAGAGCTGGCATCCCCAGCGGTCAGCCAATCTCGCAGCCACTCAAaaagccgaagccgaagcaATTGCCGAACGCAAGAAGCTCCAACAGCGACTCCAGGAGATTGAAGAGGAGCGAAAAAAGGAGGAGATTCAAAAGGCGCTCGAGGCGGCAGGCGGCAAGCGCAAAATTGATCGCGTCGAATGGATGTACGCTGGGCCGACTGGGCAGGCTGGAGATGCCGCGGAAAACGAGGCCTACCTGCTGGGGAAGCGCCGCATCGACAAACTCCTTCAGGATAACGAGGTGAAGAAGCTCTCGAAGCAGTCTGCGAtcgaggatgttgctgcGGCCCCAGCTATCGCTAACCCTCGAGATGTCGCCGCAAAGATTAGGGAGGACCCACTGCTGGCGATTAAGAGACAGGAACAAGAGGCATATGAAAAGATGATGAACGACCCAGTAAAGAGGAGGCAAATTTTCGCGTCGATGGGTATCGAAGACCCCCAGTCATCCAAGAGcaaggaagagaggaggcACAAGCATCgctcccaccatcaccgatcACACCGTCACCGTGACGAAGACAGACATGGCGAGAGGCGTTCCCGACGGCACAGGTCAGAATCCAGGGACAGATCCAGGAGTCCTCGACGACGCGAGTCTCGCGATGATGATCGACGAAGACGCAGAAGAGACTCGCCCGAGCGCCGCGGTAAAGACAGAAGAGACAGCCGCGACAGAAGAGACAGCCGTGATAGGAGAGACAGTCGCGACAGGCGGGATAGCCGTGATGGAAGGGATAGCCGCGATAGGAGAGACAACTATGAAAGACGAGACAACTGCGGCAGACGAGAGAATGACGAGAGACGGGACAGGCCTCGCCGGGATTTTGAAGATCGCAGTGGCAACCTGGACCGCAGcgcgcaggaggaggagcgtgCGCGTAAGCTTGCCGCCATGCAAGAGGCGGCTACCGACCTGGACAAAACCCGCCAAGAGAGGCTTGCTGCCATCGAGGCTCGAGAGCGGGCAGAAAAGGAGGCAGAGGACTTGGCTCGTCAGCGCAACAAGAGAtacggtggtgatgctgggttTGCCAACAAACTTCACAGCAGAGCGGCCGAGATGAAGATTGCAGACCGGGCGGAGCGACGGTAA
- the CSN2 gene encoding COP9/signalosome complex subunit Csn2 (EggNog:ENOG503NZ5W; COG:O; COG:T) — MSDDDFMQASDEDYDFDYEDEEEEDSGDVDIENKYYNAKQTKTSDPEEAITEFLSIPSLEPEKGEWGFKGLKQAIKLEFKLGRYQQALDHYKELLTYVKSSVTRNYSEKSIDNMLNYVEKGADNPAAVKFIEQFYSETLKCFQNTNNERLWLKTNIKLARLLLDRKDYHAMTRKIKELHKACQKEDGTDDPSKGTYSLEIYALEIQMYSAMRNNNQLKILYNKALKVKSAVPHPKIQGIIRECGGKMHMSEENWKEAQSDFFEAFRNYDEAGDLRRIQVLKYLLLTTMLMKSDINPFDSQETKPYKNDPRIAAMTDLVDAYQRDDIYKYEDVLQKNTDLLADPFIAENIDEVTRNMRTKGVLKLIAPYTRMRLSWIAKQLQIGEEEVQDIVSYLIVDGRVQGRIDEHAGTFEIESKGDADRIQAIETLASAVGDLYTSVFKDSEGFKIMQSYDNIMMDMHPGDDRMMRPSVPGYRRDGRSRSGVMIH; from the exons atgtctGACGACGATTTCATGCAAGCCTCTGATGAGGACTACGACTTCGACtacgaagacgaggaggaggaggacagcgGTGATGTCGACATTGAGAACAAATACTACAATGCGAAACAGACCAAGACGAGCGATCCCGAAGAGGCCATCACGGAGTTTCTCAGTATTCCATCGCTAGAACCAGAGAAGGGAGAATGGGGTTTCAAAGGCCTCAAGCAAGCCATCAAGCTGGAGTTTAAGCTCGGCCGGTATCAACAG GCTCTCGATCACTACAAGGAGCTCCTCACATATGTCAAATCGTCAGTCACCAGAAACTACTCAGAGAAATCGATCGACAACATGCTCAACTATGTCGAGAAAGGAGCCGACAACCCGGCAGCGGTCAAGTTCATCGAGCAATTCTACTCCGAAACCCTCAAATGCTTCCagaacaccaacaacgagcGTCTATGGCTCAAGACCAACATCAAGCTCGCCAGGCTACTGCTCGATCGAAAGGACTACCACGCCATGACCcggaagatcaaggagctTCACAAGGCTTGCCAGAAGGAGGACGGAACTGACGACCCCAGCAAAGGCACATATTCTCTCGAGATCTACGCCCTGGAGATTCAGATGTACTCGGCGAtgcgcaacaacaaccagctcaAGATTCTCTACAACAAGGCGCTGAAAGTCAAGTCGGCAGTGCCTCATCCCAAGATTCAGGGCATCATCCGCGAGTGCGGCGGCAAAATGCACATGAGCGAGGAGAACTGGAAAGAGGCCCAGAGCGACTTTTTCGAAGCTTTCCGCAACTACGATGAGGCCGGCGATCTTAGGCGGATCCAGGTGCTCAAATACTTGCTGTTGACAACCATGCTCATGAAGTCGGACATCAACCCCTTTGACAGTCAGGAGACCAAGCCGTACAAGAACGACCCTCGCATCGCCGCCATGACGGACCTGGTGGATGCATATCAACGGGATGACATTTACAAGTACGAGGACGTGCTCCAGAAGAACACGGATCTGCTTGCGGACCCTTTTATTGCTGAGAACATCGACGAGGTTACGCGTAACATGCGGACCAAGGGCGTTCTTAAGCTTATTGCCCCGTACACTCGCATGCGGTTGAGCTGGATCGCCAAGCAGCTGCAGattggagaagaggaggtccaGGATATTGTCAGCTACCTTATTGTTGACGGCAGGGTACAGGGCCGGATTGATGAGCACGCTGGCACGTTTGAGATTGAGTCCAAGGGCGACGCTGATCGCATTCAGGCGATTGAGACTCTGGCGAGCGCGGTGGGGGATTTGTACACATCTGTGTTCAAGGATTCGGAGGGGTTCAAGATCATGCAGTCGTATGACAATATCATGATGGATATGCATCCTGGTGACGATCGGATGATGAGGCCGTCGGTTCCGGGGTATAGGAGGGACGGGAGGAGTAGGAGTGGGGTGATGATTCACTAG